Genomic segment of Streptosporangium sp. NBC_01755:
GCCGATCCCGCTCTTCAGGACGGCACGCCTGCTCCCGTCGGCGTTCCACAGGGCGACCCTTCCCCTCGCGGAGAGGGTCGCCAGCCACGAGCCGTCCGGCGCGGCCACCATCCCGGCAAGCCTGCCGAGGCCGTTCTCCAGGAGCGCCTTCTGGGTGCCGTCGATCCCCCAGACCTGCACCCTCCGGCGTCCGGAACGGGTCACCAGCCATGAGCCGTCCGGCGCGGCGGCGACCTCGTGAACCGGCTTCTTGTGCGTGGCCAGCGTTGTCCGGGTAGTGCCGTCGGTCTTCCATACCTGCACACCGTCGCGGCCGTGGACGACGAATCTCGATCCGTCCGGTGTGATCGACACGTCCCTCAGCCGTTTCGTCGTCGAGGTCAGTGTTCTCAAAAGGCAGGTGGCACCGATGTCGGGCAGCGGCCAGCGGGTTCTCAGGAAGGGAGTCTCGGTCTCCTGGCTGTAGCGCTCGATCGACGCCCGCATCGGCGGGAACGCGTACAGACGGGCCAGCAGGTTCGCGGTGGAGACGGCATCCGATTCGAAGGGGGCGAGCAGGTGGGTGCTCCGGGCGATCAGCTGCCGGACCCCGGCGACGGAGCGGGAGGTCGACAGCAGCAGATCCGACTCCGCCGCGGCCACCCCGGACGCGCGTATCCGGGTGACGAACCATCGCACGTCGTGCAGGAGCGATTCCAGCTCCCGATGTCTTCTCCCCTCGGCGAGGTGGAACAGCAGGTGGTCCCAGAGGTAGGGCACTTCCCCGGGAAGCCTCCACCATTCGGCGTCCGCCGCGGGGTCGTCGCCGGGTACCAGGTTTCGGGCCTCGTCGAGGAAGTCCCGGTTGGCCGCCTCGACGCGTTCTCTTCCCAGCCCGTACTCCGAGCGGAGGTGGGAACGGATGACGTCGTGGACGGTGATCGACGGCACCGTTCCCTCAGCCTGCTGCCTGCCGATCAGTGACAGGTCGTGCAGCCTCGCGCAGAGATGCTCGGTCTGCTCGGAGGTCAGTCCGGCGGTGGCGCGCCAGAGAAGCTCGACGGTGCCGACCGGTATGTCGGCGTCCTGTGGGAAGACACCCAGCTCAAGGAAGCGAGCACGGTCGAACGCGCCGAGAGCTTCGAGGCCGTACTCGACCGTCACGCGCACCGCGGTCTCCCGCCGGCGGGGGATGGTGACGTCCAGGACGGCGGGTCCGGCCCGGCCGAGCCGCTCGACCGCCCGGCGGGCGGCGACGTCGGCGTTCATCCCGCTGCCGTGCTCGTCCCGCAGGCGCGCGTTGACGAGGTCCAGGAGCAGTGGCCATCTTCCCGTCAGGCCCATCAGGCTGTTGACGACGCCGGGGTTCATCGGCGGTAGCCCGCGGCTCAGCAACTGGACGGCCACCCGCGGCGCCATCTCGTCGACGATCATCGCGATCGCGTTCGGGGGAAGGGCTCTGGGCAGGCGGGTCGTCACCAGCACCCGGGACCGCACGGCCGCGGCCAGGAAGGGTCTCAGCTGCGACAGGCTCCACACGTCGTCGACCACCAGCAGCACCTGGCCCCGCTCCGCCAGGATCTCGGCCATCCGGTGGCCGGCCTGCTCGGGACTGGAGAACTCCGGCCGGCTGCCCGTCACGGCCTCCGTGACGTCGTTGGCCAGCGCCGCGATGTCGACACCGGCGCGGTCGCGACCCACGGTGACCCATATGACGCCGTCCTTGAACCGCTTCCTTACCTCTCCGCTGTGACACGCCTCCACGGCCAGGGACGTCTTACCGAAACCGCCCGCCCCCGCGATGCCGGTGGTCAGGCCGACCGTTCCCGAACTCCTCATCGTCAGGGTGGAGACCACATCGTCCAACTCGGTTCTGCGGACCCACCCCGCCTTCCTCTCGGGCGCCTGGAAGAGCCCGCCGCGAGCGCGCGACTTCACCAGTCCCGGCGTCAGCCGGGTCAGCAGGACGATGAGGAAGGCGGTCAATCCGAAAATCGCGACCCATGTTATCCGGTGCTCGGCCACCGTTTCCGGGAAATATTCTCCGACCATTCCAACTGGCAGTCCGACCAGGATTCCAACAATTACCAGAAGTGCCGTTGCCATATCGGCGAGTTTTTTTGTGCGACGAGCCAACGATCACCTCGACAGTGCTTACCCCTGCCCCGACGGGCGCTGGGAACCCTGGACGCACGATATCTGTTCCCCATTGCCGCTGAGTTGAATCACCGAGGTTCAGGTAATTAACGCGCGCACAGAAAGCCGTGTTTCACGCTTTGCGCTGCTATGTCCGCAGCACCGACACCGGCCATTCCGACTCACATTCAACGAAGATCTTTTTCCGTGTCGCCACGATCACCCTCGGCCATCTCTTTCGAGTCGCCGGCCGGGCCGGCCACGCCCCTCAGCGGCCAGGGCCCTCCCAGAGGGCCGCCGCGCACGGCCAGGCCGCGGACAGTGGTTTGCCGCAAACGCTTCCCCTGTCACTAAATGCGGCTATAAGCCGAGCAGAATACCGCGTGTCCGAATCAATGTTTAGTTTCGATAAAAAAGACAGCGAAATCAAGGTATCCGCCGCATTCGACGGACCTTCGGATTAGGATCTGACGCGGCCAGAGCCGAGCCGGGAAAAGCCGCTCCCCGCTCATCTCATGCCAAGGCACCGTCCCCGAAACCCTGTCACCTGAAGACGGGCCGGGTGGACGGCGTCCAGTACGCGGTGCCCTTCGTCACCGACGTGCCCCTGCTGTTCCACCGCCGCGGCGTGCCCGTGCCCACCACGACGGAGCAGCTCTGGAAGTACGCCGCCGCGAACGGCGGGTACGCCGTACAGCTCGGCGACTACGAGGGGGGCACCGTCAACCTGCTGGAGGCGGTCCGGTCCGCCGGCGGAAGGATCACCGACGGTGACCGGATCGTGGCGGACGAGGGAGTACACGGCGAGCGGGTGCGCGAGGCGCTCGCGCGCTGGCGAGCGCTGCTGGAGAACGGCACCCTGACACGCGGGGCGGAGAACTTCTCCAAGCAGGACACCTTCGACGCCTTCAGGGACGGATTCCTCGCGCGAGGCCCGAAGGACTCCGCGAAGGAGAGCAGCCTGCAGGCGTTCCGCGACGAGGAGGCGGCCTACATGCGCAACTGGCCGTTCGCGTTCCACCGCCTGGCCACAGACCGCTCGATGTACGACGGCCACCGGCGCCTGCGCTTCGGCATGGCCGCACTCCCCGGCGTCGGCATCCTCGGTGGTTTCAACCTGGCGATCTCCGCACACTCCGACAATCCAGAAAAAGCACGGATGCTCATCGACTTCCTGACCGGCCACCAGGCCCAGGCTCGGCTGTTCGCCTGCAGCGGCTATCCGCCCGTGCTCGAGTCCGTCTACGAGGAGTACCGGCGCGACCCGCGCACCTGCGACCAGCTGTCCACCTCCCCCGGGACGGAAACGGGCTTCTCCGGGAGAAAAGACTGCACGACGAGGGCGGGAGTGAGTCCCACGGCGGGGGCGGACAGCGCCGCCGGACCTTTCGGTGAGAACCCTGAGATCACCGCCCCCATGCTTCAGGAGCTGGCCGGGAAGATCCACCAGGCCCTGTGCAAGGCCGAATCGCGGCCGCAGTACTCCTACTACTCCGCTTTCAGTGAGGTGTTTCGCGGATGCGCCCGCGCGGTGGTCAACGGTGACCTGCCCGCCAGGGAACTGGACCTCGCCCGGTTCGCCGACGCCCTGCGCGCCGCCCGGCAGGGCAGGGCCCCGGAGGGCACGGCCGGGTCACTCGCCCACTGCGGGAAACACGAGTGGCGGCCGGGATGACCGGACCCGTCCCGCTCCCACCGGGCCGCGGCGAGAGCGGGTCGGGGAACGGGAGCGGGAGCGGGAGCGGGAGCGGGTCGGGGAACGGGTCAGCGCCGCAGGTCGGCGCAGGAGTGGCAGGCGTTGGCGGTGCCGGCGATGTTCCAGACCGCGAAGACCTTCAGCCGCGCATCCGCCCCGCGATGTCACGCACCGCCACGGCCAGCAGGTCGACGTCGTCACAGGTGCTGAAGAGCGCCGGTGTCACCCGCACGCAGGAGCCTCTGGCCGGGCCGCCGCGGTTGACGGTGAAGATCCGGTACCGCTTCATCAGGTCGGTGGCGATCGCGACGTTCTCGGCTTCGGAGGTACGCCCGGTGATCCGGAACGCGGTGATCGTGCCGTACATGGCGGGCTCCTCGGGGGTGAGGATCTCCAGGTTGTCGATGTCGAGCACCTGGCCCACCCAGCGGTCGCGCAGGAAGCGCAGCCGTGCCTGCTTGGCGGCGGCGCCCAAGGTGTCGTGGAAGTCCAGAGCGGCGTCGGCGGTCAGGACGGGGGCGACGTTCAGGGTGCCGGCGTGCACCCGGGAACGGATGTCGTCACGCGGGAAGGTCTCGTCGCCGAAGGCGACGTCGATGTCGGCCAGGCGATCCTTGCGGATGTAGAGGAACCCCGCTCCCAGCGGCATACCCATCCACTTGTGCAGGGAGAACCCGGCGAAGTCCGCGTCCAGGTCGCCCAGGGTGAAGTCCAGGTGCCCCCAGGAGTGAGCGGCGTCGACGATCACGTCGATGCCTCGCTCGCGGGCCATCGCGGCGATCTCACGCACGGGCACCACCAGCCCGGTGCGGTTGTTCATGTGGCTGAGCAGCAGCAGCCTGACCCGAGGATGCTCGCGGAACGCCTGGGCGTAGGCGTCCAGCACCGCCTGGCGGGTCGCCGGCTCGGGGATGACCAGCCGCTCCACCCGGACGCCGCGCCGGTCGCGCAGCCAGTTCATGGAGTACTGCATGCTGTGGTAGTCCAGGTCGGCGTACATCACCGAATCGCCGGGGCGCAGCCGCAGATAGCCGGCGATCAGCAGTTGCAGGGCCTCGGTACCGCCACGGGTGAGCGCGATCTCCTCCATGGAGACTCCGAGCATGGTCGCGATGCGTTTCCTGACCTGGTCCGCCTGCCCTTTGTAGGTGTTGCGCAGCAGGTAGGAACTCACCTCGTTGAGGTGGTCGGTGTTGCGATGGTAGGCGCGGCGCACCGGCTCGGGCATGATCCCGTAGTAGCCGTTCTCCAGGTTGACGAAATCCCGGCTGACCCGGTACTGCCGCGCCACGGTGTTCCAGAAGCCCTCGTCCCGGGCGAGCCGCTCGGGAGCGACACCGGCGGGAACGACCGGTAGGGCGGCGGCCGTCGATCGGGGCTCCGCTGAGGGCGGGACCGGCGGCCGCGGGGCGAGGGGCAGGCCCAGCACACCCAGCCCGGCGACCATCTCACGCCTGGACAAGCTCATCGAACCACTCCACACCGATCAGCGAGAGCCCACGGCACGGCGCAGCCCCGACCTGTTCCAACGGATCAGTCACAGTGTGCGTGAAACGGACTCCCCAGGCGGGCATCCGCGCTGTTCAGGCGTGGCGTGGCGTGGCGTCGCCGCCCCCGAGGGGAGTCTCCGGCGGCGACCGGCAGGCCGGCTTTCCCCGCGGGAGCCGCGACGCGCCGGTGGCTCCGTTCGAAATCGCCACCCGCGTGGCGTCCGACCCCTGCGGTCGTGACCGGCGACGGCTGAATTAGAGTTACATCACCCGTATCGCGTCGTTGACCGCGGATACGGGGTCCCCTCACGTCCGGAGAAGCCGGGGTCGAGGAGAGACTCATGTCCCGTAGGCACATCGTCACCGCGGGGTGCGTTCTGACGCTCACCGCGCTTACGCCGTCGGTCATCCCGGCTGTCGTCCCGGTCCGGGAAGCCGGCGCCGTTGCCGTCCTGACCGCCGGGAAACGGAAGCCACCGCCGGATCCCATCGACCGGCTACCACCGGGCGTGATCGAAGCACTCCAACGCGACTTCGGTCTCACCAGGAAACAGGCAGAGACCCGGCTGCGCAACGAGGCCCGGCTGACGGTGGTCGAGGCGGGACTCCGCGACATGCTCCGCGACTGCTTCGGCGGATCTTGGCTCATGGGAACCCTCTCCGAGACCCTCGTGGTGGCCACCACCAGCACAGCCGACATCCCCCGGATCGTCGCGGCGGGCGCCCAACCCAAGATCGTTACCGCGTCGCTCGCGAAGCTCAGGGCGATCAAACAGAAACTCGACGAGTCTCTGCCGAACCACCCGACCGGAGGAAGCGTCCGCTACATCGACGTGAAGAGCAACAAGGTGGTCGTCCTGTCCAGATACGCCGCGGCGACCCGGCTCCTGGTCGCCTCCATCCCGGTGGACAGGTCCCTGGTGGTCGTGCAGCCCTCGACGGAGACCCCTCGGCCCTCCTAACACCCGACGGGCCACGGCGCCTGCCGTTTCGGACCGGATCTCGGACCGGATCTCGGACCGGATCTCGGACCGGATCTCGGACCGGATCTCGGACCGGATCTCGGGCCACGCCGGGATCGGCGCCCTGATGATCTTCGCTCCGCCGCTCAGTCCGCGAAGCGGAGAGACGGCCCGGCCCATCTTCACCGGCGGGCACCCCACCGGCTTCGCCGACATCGGCTGGTTCTCGTTCGGCAACCGAACCGGCCACGGCCCGCGCATCCAGGAGGACGCGCAGGACCCACCGCGAGAGGCGTCAGTCGTCGACCCAGCCGTGGGATCGGGCGAACGCCAGGAAATGCTGCCTGACCTGCCCGATCTGCGCGCCCGTCAGCGTGGGCGCGTGCTCGATGAGCAGTTCGGTCACCGCACCGCTGAAGGACTTCGCCGACAGCACGTCACACACGCCGTCGTCGTCGCCGAGCTGCTGGGAGGCGACCGAGGACGGCGTCACCGCGACCGGCCGCCGCGTCGGCGGCGGGTCCACGAGGCTGACCGTCGACACTTTCAGGCCGCGCTCACCCTCCATGACCTCGTACTCCACCCGGAGACCGGGCTGAACCACATGCCGGTTCTCACCGAAGTCGTTGGCGTGGAAGAACACATCCTCGCCCCCTCCGACAGCGGCGATGAAACCGTATCCGCGTACCTCGTCGAAACGAAGGATCGTACCGACTGCCACCACAACACCACCTACACAGAGAATCGCAACGCTCTATCTGATCCTGCCGGAACCCTCCGGCCCAAGGATCCGGCCTGCCTGCCGCGCCGGATCACCACTCTCCTCCTCATCAATCGACCTTCCCACCGCCCGACCGGCTCGGGCACCCCACAACCGGATCCACGGGGCGGTTCCGGCACCGGCCGCCCATGCCGGGACCCGCCGAGGGGCCGGATCCGCCCCACCCGTTCAGACCGGACGACCCGATGCTAGCCCGGACGGCGCACCGCGCGCATCGGTCCACGTCCACCTCTGCCGCTTTCACCACCCGTTCGCCGATCTCCCGGCCGGGCCCGACGCGTCAGGGCTCGCCCGATCCCTCAGCGGGCGGTGTAGGCGGCCGTGACCCGATCCGCCGCGGCCCGCGCGCCGGCCTCGTCCGCTCCTGCCGCGACATCCGCCTCGTACCATCCCAGGCTGCTGAGCGACATGAACCGCCTGCCCTGGTCGGAGGCCGCCCATGCCGCGACCTCCTGCGGGTCTGTGGCCTGTCCGGACGACAGGTGGACGGCCAGGCCGATGAGTCCCATGTCCCAGCCGACGCCGACCGCGCCGGGCCCGAACTCCTCCCACCTCTCGTCGTCGACATGAGCGGTGTGCTCCAGTTCGAAACGCGTCCCGCCCCCGGGCTCGGCCGTCAGCCGGACTTCGATCCAGCTGACGTCTCCGCCGTACTCCCAGGTGGCGGCGTAGCTCTTGGGCGGGTCGCAACGCTCGATCCTTCCGCCCGCGTTGCCCTGGAGTTGATAGCGGCCGTGGAGCCGCAGGTCACCGGAGATGGGCAGAAACCACCGGGGGATGCGTTCGGGATTGGTACAGGCGTCCCAGAGGTCTTCGATCTCGGTTTCGTATGTCTGGCTGACGGTCACGACACGCGCCTCACCCGCCTCGAGCACGCGGCTGCCGACCTGTCGCCGTACGGCATTGATCTGCCGGGTGACATCGATCATGCGGTTCTCCTTGGGTCTGGTCCTTCGCCGGGACGGTGGAGTCGACATCGCGCGGCGGTTTGGTGCTCACCGCATGGGGGCCGCCTCTGAGCGCGCCAGGAAATATTAGAACGCGCTTGAGCGGTGAGCGCGCATTTCGGGAAATACGTTCGATTGACTATCGAGAACATGTCAAGCTTGTCACCACCATAGGGAGTGGAAGGGGCGCTTTCCGCGCTCTGGGTAAGATCCTGCCTTTGCAGGAGGAACGCGGATCACCCCCGGCCCCAGGTCGTCAAGGTGTGGCCCCAGCCGTGTCCGACAGAAAAGAGCCAGCCGATGCCCCAGCCGCCGACCTATGACGATGTCCGGAGCGCCGCCGCCCGCATCGCGTCACAGGCCCACCGCACCCCGGTGCTGCGCTCGCGACTGATCAACGAACGCGTCGGCGCCGACGTGGTGTTCAAGTGCGAGAACTTCCAACGCGTGGGCGCGTTCAAGTTCCGCGGCGCGTTCAACGCCCTGTCGCGGTTCACCCCCGACCAGCGACGCTCCGGCGTGATCACCTACTCCTCCGGCAACCACGCCCAGGCGATCGCCCTGGCCGCCCGGCTGCTGGACATCCCGGCCACGATCATCATGCCGCACGACGCGCCGGCCGCGAAGGTGACCGCCACCGAGGGCTACGGCGGGCAGGTCGTCCGTTACGACCGCTACACCGAGGACCGGGAGGAGATCGGCCGCGCGCTGGCCGCCGACCGCGGCCTCACGCTGATCCCCCCGTACGACCACCCTCACGTGATCGCCGGTCAGGGCACCGCCGCCAAGGAACTGTTCGACGAGGTCGGTGAGCTCGACGCACTCTTCGTACCTCTGGGCGGCGGCGGGTTGCTCTCCGGCACGGCGCTTTCGACCCGGGCGCTGTCACCGGGGTGCGCGCTGTACGGCGTCGAACCCGAAGCGGGCGACGACGGCCGGCGATCGCTGCGCCAGGGCAGCATCGTCCACATCGACACCCCGAAGACCATCGCCGACGGCGCGCAGACCCAGCACCTGGGCACCTACCCGTTCGACATCATCCGCCGCGATGTCGACGACATCCTCACCGCCACCGATGCCGAACTCGTCGAGGGCATGCGGATCTTCGGGTCCATCATGAAAATGGTCGTCGAGCCCACCGGATGCCTCGGTTTCGCCGCCGTCCGCAACCTCGCCCCCCAGTTGCGCGGGCGGCGGGTCGGCGTGATCATCAGTGGGGGCAACGTCGACCTCGACCGTTACGCGGCACTGCTGACTTTGTGACCCGGGAAGCATCGGCACGGTGCTCTCCGGCCGCGCCCGGCGTTCCTGGACCTGTGCGACGAGGTTTCCGTTTCCGGAAGCCGGGTCGTCAGGGGACGCGGAGGTCAGCGGAAGAGGGCGCTGTAGGCGTTGACGGCGGGCTGCCCGCCTAGGTGGGCGTAGAGAACGTTGGAGTCCGGACCGATCTCACCGCTCCTGACCAGGTCGATGAGCCCGGCCATGGACTTGCCCTCGTACACCGGGTCGATGATCATGCCTTCCAGGCCACCGGTGAGCCGCATCGCGTCCAGCGTCGAGGAGACCGGGATGCCGTAGAGGTCACCGGCCCAGCCCTCCAGCACGGTGATCTCGTCTTCCCGCAGGTCACGCCCGAGGCCGATCAGCTCGGCGGTGTTACGGGCGATCCTCTCCACCTGCGCCCGGGTCGCCTCGATCTTGGCGGAGGCGTCGATACCGATCACCCGGCGGGGACGCTCCTGACCGGCGAAGCCGGCGATCATCCCGGCGTGGGTGGAACCGGTGACGCTGCAGACGATGATCGTGTCGAAGAACACGCCGAGCTCCCGCTCCTGCCGCTGGACCTCGTAGGCCCAGTTGGCGAAGCCGAGACCGCCGAGGCGGTGGTCGGATGCCCCTGCCGGGATCGCGTACGGTACGCCCCCCGCCTCCCGCACCTCCGCGAGGGCCTGCTCCCAGCTGTCCCTGAAGCCGATGTCGAACCCCTCGTCGACCAGCCGTACCTCGGCACCCATGATCCGGGAGAGCAGGATGTTACCGACCCGGTCGTTGACCGAGTCGGGCCAGTCCACCCAGCTCTCCTGGACCAGCAGGGCCTTCAGCCCCAGCTTGGCCGCGACCGCCGCGACCTGGCGGGTGTGGTTGGACTGCACACCGCCGATGGAGACCAGGGTGTCGGCGCCCTGGGCGAGTGCCTCGGGGATCAGGTATTCCAGCTTGCGGGTCTTGTTGCCGCCGAAGGCGAGACCGCTGTTGCAGTCCTCCCGCTTGGCCCAGATTCGCGCTCCGCCCAGGTGCGCGGTGAGTCGATCAAGCGGGTGCACCGGGCTCGGCCCGAACAGCAGGGGATGGCGGGGAAAGTCCGCGAGGGACATGTCGTGCTCCTTGGATTTCCGGGGTGATTCAGCTTGAGAGTTTCCACGTGCTGCCGGCCGTGTCCCCGGTCGCCGAGTCCGGCAGCGGTGCGAGGGTCTGCCAGTTGGCCCGCGCGGCCAGCGCGGCGCCTTCGACATCCCCGGCCGCGCACAGCGCGATGATCTCGTCGTGCATTTCCACGGACCCCCGGCCGGTGAGCGAGGAGAAGCGCAGCCGCTCGACTCGGCGCAGCGCGGGAGTGACCTGCTCAAGCACCGACCCGACCACGTTGTTCGCGCACGCCGTGACGGCGACCGCGTGGAAATCGTCGTCGGCGGCCAGCGCCCCGTCGACGTCACCGCGCCGCAGCGCCACGGCGAATCGCTCGTTGGCCTGGCGCATCAGATCGAGTTCCCCGTCCGACAGCACCGGCACCGCTTCGCGTACGGCCAGTTCGTGCATGGCCGCGGCGACGGACTGGGCGCTGCGGGTCTCTCTGTCGTCCAGCGGGCTGACGATGGTGAACCGGCCCGGTTTCGTCTGTACGAGACCTGACTGTTCGAGACGGACCAGTGCCTCGCGGATCGGTGTGCGGCTGATGCCCAGCCAGCTGATCAGGTCGGCGTCGTTGAGGCGTTCGCCGGGCGCGAGAGTGCCGTCGACGATCGCGTCACGGAGGGCGCGGTAGGCGTCCTCCCGCAACAGGGACTTGGCGACGAGACCTCGGCTTTTCGGGACCGGCATGCAAAATATTGCACATCACATTTTGCGTATTGTCAATCAGCCCCGAACATCGACCGCGGTACCAGGACCGAAAGACCGCCGATGAAGGACTTCCGACCCTCAACACGGGACGGGTGCCGCTGTCCAATGAAAGAGGAGCTTCCACCCTTTGAGGAGGAAACGATGCGCGTAAAGGTGAGCGAGGTCATGACGCGAGCTGTCGCGTCGGTCAACGGCAGCACGCCGTTCAAGGACGTCGCCGAGGTGCTCATCGCCCATGGAGTGAGCGCGGTGCCGGTCGTCGACGCCGAGAACCACGTCCTCGGCGTCGTCTCGGAGGCGGATCTGCTGGCCAAGGAGGAGTTCAAGGAGCAGTACTACCGCGAGGGCTACCGGCCGCCGCTGCGCGCCCGGCTGCGGTACCGGCTCAGCCGTGAGGGGCGTTCGGCCGAGCAGAAGGCCCACGGCGACACCGCCGCCGAGTTGATGACCGCGCCCGCCGTCACCATCGCCCCGAACGCCCCGGTGGTGTCCGCGATGCGGCTGATGGACGAGCACGGCGTCAAGCGCCTGCCGGTGGTCGACCGGGAGGGCAGGCTGGAGGGCATCGTCAGCCGTCAGGACCTGCTCAAGGTGTTCCTGCGTCAGGACGACGAGATCGCCCGCGAGATCAGGGAGGACGTTCTCGATCACTCCCTGTGGGTGGACACCTCCCAGGTGAAGGTCACGGTGCACCAGGGCATCGCGAAGCTGAGCGGCCGCATGGCACGGCGCAGTGACACACTGATCGCGGCCCGGATGGCACTGCGGGTCCACGGGGTGGTCGACCTGATCGACGAACTGGAGTGGGACGAGGACGACACCCCCACATGGCAGAGCC
This window contains:
- a CDS encoding CBS domain-containing protein encodes the protein MRVKVSEVMTRAVASVNGSTPFKDVAEVLIAHGVSAVPVVDAENHVLGVVSEADLLAKEEFKEQYYREGYRPPLRARLRYRLSREGRSAEQKAHGDTAAELMTAPAVTIAPNAPVVSAMRLMDEHGVKRLPVVDREGRLEGIVSRQDLLKVFLRQDDEIAREIREDVLDHSLWVDTSQVKVTVHQGIAKLSGRMARRSDTLIAARMALRVHGVVDLIDELEWDEDDTPTWQSR